In Chitinophaga nivalis, a single genomic region encodes these proteins:
- the rpsN gene encoding 30S ribosomal protein S14: MAKESVKARQRKREALVAKFAEKRAALKAAGDYTALDQLPKNASPVRLKNRCQMTGRPKGYMRHFGLCRNMFRDLALAGKIPGVRKASW; encoded by the coding sequence ATGGCAAAAGAATCCGTAAAAGCCAGACAAAGAAAAAGAGAAGCATTAGTAGCAAAATTCGCTGAAAAGCGTGCTGCACTGAAAGCTGCCGGTGACTACACTGCACTGGATCAACTGCCTAAGAACGCTTCTCCGGTTCGTCTGAAAAACAGATGCCAGATGACAGGTCGTCCTAAAGGATACATGCGTCATTTCGGTCTCTGCAGGAACATGTTCCGTGACCTGGCTCTCGCAGGTAAAATCCCTGGCGTAAGAAAAGCCAGCTGGTAA
- the rplE gene encoding 50S ribosomal protein L5, which produces MSNTKYTPRLQSKYKDEVKAALMKKFNYKSVMQVPRLVKICLNQGINGAVGDKKLVDIAVDEMTRISGQKAIATLSKKDISNFKLRKNMPIGARVTLRSTMMYDFLDRLIAVSLPRVRDFKGVNEKAFDGRGNYTMGITEQIIFPEIDIDKVTKMSGMDITFVTTATTNEEAYELLKEMGMPFRNMKKDNQ; this is translated from the coding sequence ATGTCAAACACTAAATATACTCCGAGACTGCAGTCCAAATATAAGGACGAAGTAAAGGCTGCACTGATGAAGAAATTCAACTACAAAAGTGTAATGCAGGTTCCCCGCCTGGTAAAAATTTGTTTGAACCAGGGTATTAATGGTGCAGTAGGTGACAAAAAACTGGTAGATATCGCTGTAGACGAAATGACCCGTATTTCCGGTCAGAAAGCTATCGCTACTTTATCTAAAAAGGATATCTCCAACTTTAAACTGAGAAAAAACATGCCGATTGGTGCTCGTGTTACACTGCGCAGCACTATGATGTATGATTTTCTGGATCGTTTGATCGCTGTATCCCTGCCACGTGTACGTGACTTCAAAGGTGTGAACGAAAAAGCTTTTGACGGTCGTGGTAACTACACCATGGGTATCACTGAACAAATCATCTTCCCTGAGATCGATATCGATAAAGTAACTAAAATGTCCGGTATGGATATTACTTTCGTTACTACGGCTACTACCAACGAAGAAGCTTACGAGCTGCTGAAAGAAATGGGTATGCCTTTCAGGAACATGAAAAAAGATAATCAGTAA
- the rpsH gene encoding 30S ribosomal protein S8 produces MVTDPIADFLTRIRNAQMATHRIVEIPASKLKKRITEILYDKGYILKYKFEEDNKQGVIKIALKYDPISKEPAIKEIQRISRPGLRQYAKPEEFKRVKNGLGVAIISTSKGVMTDKEAKAQNVGGEVVCYVY; encoded by the coding sequence ATGGTTACTGATCCAATAGCAGACTTCCTGACTAGAATCCGGAACGCGCAAATGGCCACCCACAGGATTGTGGAAATACCGGCTTCCAAGCTGAAAAAACGTATTACAGAAATTCTGTACGATAAAGGTTATATCCTGAAGTACAAATTCGAAGAAGATAATAAACAAGGCGTTATCAAAATCGCTTTGAAATACGATCCCATCTCTAAAGAGCCCGCTATTAAAGAAATCCAACGTATAAGCCGTCCAGGTCTGCGTCAATACGCTAAACCGGAAGAGTTTAAACGTGTGAAGAACGGTCTGGGCGTGGCGATCATCTCCACTTCTAAAGGTGTAATGACCGATAAAGAAGCAAAAGCTCAAAACGTAGGTGGCGAAGTAGTTTGCTACGTATATTAA